Genomic segment of Arachis hypogaea cultivar Tifrunner chromosome 11, arahy.Tifrunner.gnm2.J5K5, whole genome shotgun sequence:
GTTAAGGTGAAACTAAATTATACTTCCTCAAATATATTAGATTCTCCATGTCCAGCCACTATATTTGGTATTTACCCATTAAGAATCACTGTTTCATTCACCTCAAAATAATAGAACACAAATAAGTTCCTCATTTAGTTAAAGGATAAAACCGAATCAGCCTTGTAGCTTTTCAGCTCCTGCAGATTCCAGTAGCACCTAACCTTGCATTGACAAATTCTAAGAGTAAGTGATCAAAGGACTAAATTAGAATATAGCTCAAAAGataagatttataattttttttagaagttgaagggaaaaattttaaataataaaaaaagaggaaagaaaaatgaaagacaAGAAACCAAAATAATCTATTTACAACTAATTAGaaggttttcttcttcttttttcttttcttgttaaattttattttgattatatatatatatatatatgaaacaaCAGCGGTCTGGACCTCAAAAACAACAAGTGGTTAGATCACCATCTTCGGTTTCTCCATTACTACAACCCTTCCCTTGCAAATTGCAGTCTTAACTACCCGGTGTGAACCATGGATGGTGCAAACAATGGTGAACCACAAAATCAGAAGCGTGATGAACTTACAGAGTCACTCAATGATCTCTTTAGCAGCATTAGCACAATGATCAAATCGGAGCTTCAGGTAAAAACCGTTGTCTCAAACAATTCCAATGAATTACAAATCATGTAAACTATCCGAGGATACAACATTATTTGGAATATCAAGTTTGACAATGGTTTTATGTGAGTTAGGGGACTAATAATCAACTTGAGTTATTAGAGAAGATGAATGTGAGGGTTGCGGAAGAGTACAAAGGTTACGGCGACTTAGCTTCAGGGTTGAGGGTTTTTGTGGAGCAGTTGAAATGCAAGAGTGATAGCTTCAACGAATATGTTGAGCAGATTGATGCCATAGAGAAGCAAGTAACTGAATTTGAAGTTGTGGTCTCTATGCTTGACAAATATGTGTGTTTGTTGGAATCAAGAGTGCAGTCTGTGTACCAAACTAGGCTTCATCCTCCTCCTAATAATTAGATAATATAAATATGTATAGATTTGATTTGGTAACTTGCTTACATAGTGATTTTGAGTGTTTTATCTTGTGTTAACCAGTTAATGACAGAGAGGTTGTATTGTATTCCCTTAATACCGGTGCTAGTATATTTTCCATGAAGTAATTTTATTACAACTCATTAATTACATTAATCTTGGCTTTCTTCCTGAGAGACAGGTTTTACGCAAGCTATAATCATTGCTTTGtcctcaaaattaaatttaataagtgTCATTGATAAACAGCAACGAGATGAAACGACAGAGTATAAATTTAACTCAAAAGGAATAATTACACAACCAAACAAATAAGTTATCTAAACATATGAATTTGATTAgttgtaaaattatttatagtattgtgtattaaaattaaactcataaatgAAATGCTTAAATATTTATGTGTAAAATTCAAATTATATTTCTGTTATTTATGTTTTGGTTTCTtacaaaatatactttattatttattataattaaattgaagtgaataaattttaataaataaattagaatcATGTTAGCATGATGAACTATGATAGAGATCTACACTACGTAACTGGCCCAAAAATTTTACAACGGAAAAAAACTggcccaaaaattttaaaacggaaaaaaatcttCTGGGGTTAGATTGGTCACCAAATACACAAAAGGAGGGATAAAATAGACAAATAGCAGGAGGTATATTTAACTATTAGTACTTAGATAAGTGAAAAAAAAGAAGTACGATTCAAACACACTAGAACACCGATATCTAGTTAACATTTTAAACAAGTCCTACTGCTACGAGACATAATGAAACTTCTTGGAGTAACAGTACTAAGCATTCTATCGCGGCTATCATGAAGTGTGAATATTTGTGCTTTCTCTCTTTAGATAGTTCAATAGCCTTTTTTACCATCTCTTTTTCGTTATAATCTCCATATGTTTTCTAAATGGCAATAGTTTACTGACAATTCCTGCAATTTTGGATTCTTTCTACAATGTTTGTAACATGTATCGCTCTTAATTCTTATATAATGTTATTGGAAATCACAACCAATATCTACCAGGAATAAAACAGAATCGGAATGAAATCGAACTAAATAATTTACATGGAGGGGGATAAAATTAATATGCCatcaaagaatattttttaatttaaattatttaaatataatatttatagaaATATGTAATTTGTAACATATTTACGTATTTGTGTGTATTTTATACATCTTGGGTACAAAGCAATCAAAACCTACAAAAGTATAATTCGGATATTTTGTATCCAGGATACAAACAATTTAAAAGTCTGTGCATAAATTGGATGCACTGTACCCGATATACAACGATAAGCAATTTTCTAATATTGTATCCGGAATATACATCACAAGAAAAACGACCTGTCGACACACTATTTTTTGCCACGttttaaaagtgtggcaaaaAATGGTCAATAACCacacttttatgagggtggcgactGATTAGTGATTCGTCTacgttttttttgccacgcttctaAAGCATGGTCATAAGAAAAAACCAGCACGCTTTTATGAAGGTGGTGACTTATTAGTAATTTGGCCATACTTTTTGTCAAGCTTCAAAAGCGTAGCCATAAAAGAAAATAGGTATGCTTTTAAGGCGTGACTAGTTTGTCTTCCTACGATCACGCTTTTAAACAGGTATTGTATCGGGAATATGTGCTTAAATAAATAGGGATCTCTGCACCCTAGATATATAACAAAAACACCTATATAAATAATTTCTTGACCAACTATTCATCACACTACATCCATCTTAATTCTATCTattctttctctccttttttttccaaaaaaatggctagtaataagttttttttgtagtagtagtttATCCCAATGGGATCATTAAAAATGGTGATAAGGGAGTAATATTTGAGTGCAATTCACTTGTAATGCTGCGCACTTTTCGTGTTGGTTCTCTCGATGCGCTTAAGAATGTCATCTTAAGCAATATGGGGCGATCAATTCGAAGGATTGGCCGAGTAGCATATAGATTCCTATCAGCTGTCTAGTAGAGATTTTATTAATAGGACGTTTTAGGTTGAAGACAATAAGCATGTTAGTACAATGTTTGATGTGCATGCTAGACTAATGTCGTAATATGTGATGGAGTCATATGCTGAGATTCGTGACGTGTTTGGTGGTTTTGGGCCGTCTTCTTTAATACCCCATGCAGTCCTGATCCCGGCAAGGCCTTTTCACTTCACCAATCCGGGGAATAGTATTGACGTAGAGTTGAGTGAGTCTGATTCAGATTATGTTGTTGACACCAAGTCATCCAACAATAATGAGTCTTCTGGGGAGTATGTGTCGGATACTCCAACTGGTGGAGGTATTCGATTTCTTCTTCCTCCCCCTTGGAACTGCCATGTGGAGTGCCCATGAAACTGTTAAAAATCTCTAGTGCAGCCGTCTATCAGATCACCATTTGTATGCAATTCAAGATGGTATGTCACATCCTGCAGTGTGATATAGTAACCTCGTCCTACGAAAGGTAAAAAGTATAGGTTTTTGGTTTTCACCACTCTACAAATACAGAGAATAAGACATCATCGAAAATGAAATTCTTTAGTTCTACTGCATGTCTGAACCCAGCCTCCTGATATAAGGTAATAGCACTTTAGGCGGCGAGAACCCCAAAGTCATACAACGTGCCAAGAGCAACCGAGATGACTGTACAACTACTATTCATTAGTCTCCTAAAACTTATTACCTATTGTGTTTAATATTTctctataataaaataattataaatataacttaattaaatttaagtatgactcattaaataatttaacGCATATGGACTGTATGTAAGAAAATGGATTATTtacttaataatataatttaattaaatttaagcaTGAGTCATTAACTaatttaatacataaaaaatatattatttaattaatataagaataaaaaataaaaaaataatgatttcATAATAAACTAACAcgacaaataaaaattatttcatatatACCTAATCAAATTCTAATGTTCTAGTCTTTCAACAAATCTCATCCGGATAAATATTAAACATCTAATTAACATATAATGTGGTATcaactaaaaactaaataaatcaaaatatattaactaattaactatTGAAAATAACAGATACACAAATTGACCTCAAAATTCAATATTCCGACTACATGCTAAGTTGCATTCTATCTGTTAATATTTTCTAATCGGACGTAACACTTTCATCTAGCCATGTATGTTTTTAAAACCAtccaaaactcaaaaaaatttagaatgaaGATAAGGATCTCGGCTACACGTTTTATATAGCATTCTAATGCATCTCATGTACTGTGTTCGCTTTTCTATTATGCACATATTTTGGATATACAATACCCGATTACTGCGTTTTGAATATATTCTGGTAGCACTTTGTTGTGTTTCGTCGCGTTGTTTCATATCCAGGATATAGTGTACCCAATTTAAGACACTGTACCCAGGATATGAAATATTTTGCATATATGTAAATACACGTTATATTatacatttttattaatattatatttaaataatttaaataaaaaaattctgccaacaaaatagataaatatatagaaaaaaactaatattttaagatatatttttttttaataaatgggACAAAAATTACAGAATAACATTCTAAAATATATCTACTATATTTAACGGTAGTTATGACATAGTATATTATAGTAAGATTTTCTTTTACTACAATTTGTAAAACAAAGTGAGTATTAAAAGGTATaacaattctagtttatattaattataatactcAAAATTTTACTACACACTACAGGAGAATTCAATTAGAAAACACACGAAACTTTGAACTTGCTTAGTTGTTTCTTGCCATTAATGCCATATGTATAGCGGTTTTCTTGGTGTATTGAGACTTCAGACCATCTCATATATATAGGCAATGACAAGTTCTCTAGCCACATCTAAAGCAGGGCATTAAAATTTCAAGAAGACATTGGTGGTGGAGTGGTTGGAGATATTATTAAAAATGTAAGCTATGACATCACAATGTTCTAATAAGTGGTATCGAAGTTTTTTGTTGCCTATAAATTAGAGATGATCTAAAGTTTTAATACAttaagaaaaatactaaacacaTAGCAAGAAGCAACGAAGCAAGTTCAAAGTTTCgaatattttttaagtaataaGTTCTCTTCTAATGTAGTGATGTAATATTGTAGAGAATGTATAGTTAAATTCtgagtgttatatatatatatatatatttgattatacCCTCTAGTAAATATTTAAATGTATGCAATCTTTTCTTTTGGTATATCTTGTTAGACAAAACCTtgataaacattttttttatccAGGTTTTCCGCAATAAATCAGCAGTTTtttcatcaattacttatcttAATATGTTGTTTGCCAAGCATAATTGAATTGTACTTCTTGCTTTTGCCATTATCTCTATCTTTTAATTCTCAAATAATTTTTTCAGCAATTCTATTTATTCCATTCACTGTTTTTGTTATATATGTCTTGCTGATCTAGTAACGCTTGtacctttaatttttataattgaaagTCATTAAAACTGTTAAATTTAATTtcaccattttaaatttttaaatcgaCATCTTATAtcaggatttttttaaataaaataaaaaaattatttattttttcaaataagatatttcagttttattttttagaatacgtttttttttaataaaggcaAGTTCGCCGTATCTCTGCGAACTTTATATAAATTATAGAGTTCGTCGCACCCCAGCGAACTCTATGATGAATTCGGTGCACTATATAAATTCAATGGGATTAttttcttttatcctttttttttcccAATCTCTTCCAAATTTACTCTGTTCCTCCTTTCTATCTTTTCGACATCCATAAAATTCGTTGTGGACGACATTCTTAATTCCATATCAATAAACAATAAGATTAGTTattagagttaatttttttagcttagttagagttactgtttacatgttagaaaaaattattagttatagGTTCCATGTTAGTTAGAATAACAAATTTACTGTTTACATGTTAGTTGGACTTACTGTTAACTATTGTTATGTTAGGTAGATTTTTTATGTTACTGTTTTTAAGTATAGTTGCTGTTTATTGTCTATAAACATGTTAATTAGTATAACAAAGTAAAttgctagttagtttagttagaatAATTAGTTTACATTGTGAATTAGAAGGTAATTAGTGAAATAATTAATTAGGTTAAGTTAGACTAAAAAGAAATGTGATTAGTAAAATTTAGGGTTcagttagttattaattaattagttagttgacgACGTCAGTTAGTTGGGGcagaattaaaattagtaaatttataagctattttggatttaaatatttttttaataatttagttaaCGTAAAAGGAATTGAGTTTAGTGTGTGTGATTTCATTTTACTAGATTATATTTAGATGGAGCAGTAGTTATTGGGTTATAAGGATGAGATGTACAGATTAGATCACGTTGAGCACATTGCTGGCAGGCTTGATCGAGTGGTATACTTtttcactatttttattttattataattaataagcGGTGAACTTGTTATTATATGTGTTCACTGTCccagttttttcaatttttttattttcatttggtAGGCACCTCAGATCTTGCGCACCAGGCAGAATCTGATGACATGGCCGCCAGAGCAGATTAAGCCATATCTCAGATGAGTCGGGTTTGAGTATGTGGCCTATATGGTCAAGTTCGAGCACGATTGGCCGCTTGCCTCGGCGTTAATAAAGAGGTGGAGGTCTGAGTCCCACACGTTTCATCTACCGTGCGGGGAGATGACTATCACCCTGCAAGACGTGGCCTATCAGCTAGGACTCAGGATTGACGGTGATCCTGTAAGTGGATGCATATGTGGGTGGGAGCAGCACCATCAAGGACGGACCATCGAGGAGTTAGGTGAGCAGATTCTGGGTGTTGTTCCCGACCAATCCGAAGTCATTGCATTGAGAT
This window contains:
- the LOC112720345 gene encoding biogenesis of lysosome-related organelles complex 1 subunit 2 gives rise to the protein MDGANNGEPQNQKRDELTESLNDLFSSISTMIKSELQGTNNQLELLEKMNVRVAEEYKGYGDLASGLRVFVEQLKCKSDSFNEYVEQIDAIEKQVTEFEVVVSMLDKYVCLLESRVQSVYQTRLHPPPNN